The genome window tagtatttcctcttgtttctgccctctgccccctgtggtggtgtttgtccgatgtcttgagtaggcttcctggtgaggGTGTCTgttgtctgctttccagtgtgtggctctgtgtcttttctctctgatgagcagggccatgtcaggaggtgtgttttagtgtatctgtgaggttaatatggctttaggtagtctgtgtgctggtgggtggatttgtgttcctgtcttgtttgtagtttggtgtgaggtgtccagtgctggcagttgcagacagttggatgaagccaagtcttagactctgatacagggctccatgagagttctctgcagttaatcttccctgtgtctgaggactccctagtagtctagcatcctggattcagcacaccctccccagagcctcctatttgacttctgatggagtagtccagacttcagaggttgcttgtcccagcaataaagggggtTAAAGATGACTGtgcaagccccagactaatggcagagtgttgagtcaaacaaataccagttatcttgggatctttgcagtcctttctggtggctgacgtcatctgctggtgttcagctgattctctgtcggaattattgtgtcttttgatgtattcctgatgcatctgtggagagggatgcattccacatccttgcacttcgccaccatctttcttctctccttattCAGCACTTAGAAAGGTTTGTTGAGGCACAGAGTTTGTAGAAAAGACACCAAATCTCGAAAAGATCCATCTAGAAGCTTTTTTCAATCTGAAGCTTGTACTTTATAGGCACTCAAGTGTGCACACTGGTGCAAAGCAGTAGTGATTCACCATGTATAAAGCAGAATGTGGAATGTTAGAGGCCATCCCCAGTCCAAGTGCAGCTGCCTCGCTCCTCAGGTGCcgctggtccctgccctcagaccCCAGGCTCCGTTCTCTTGACAATGGCACGTCACCTTTAAGGAATAATCCAACTGGAACTGATATGTGGTTAAACCTCCCTCCAACTCTGATTTTAACcggatttctctctctcccccagagCCGGACGGGCACCCTGCAGTTCTGCAAGCTCTTCACACCTCTTCATCACCCCACCCACTCCCCTATTTCATTAAATCTTTGCAACAACTCTATAAAGTTAAGTACAACTAATAGctactttttacagttttataagCTGAGTTTTAGACTAAACTTTAGAAGGAGTAAATATTTTACCAAATCTGTATGTACTTAGTATAGACAGACATATAGGTAACAGCATGAAGGGCTATGTGACAGTTTGATAGcaaaagagtagaaaaaatacaaagtgaaaaaaattacaagaagtTGGAAAGTATAGCAATTTGGAGGTATTTAATTTGGAGACTGGCCATTTTATACCTCTCAATAGCTTTCAGAATCCAACATGGTGTTAAACACAGTAAAGGAGCTGGTTTGTGTAAGTATGAGCccaaaccattaaaaaataaattaaattacacACAAAATAATCTACTTAAGAATGGAGAAATAAGTGTAATGCATGTTGTAaatatttctcagatttttttttaattggtaaggTAAATATCAACTGTGTGTTTTGGATTCTCAAAGGGAAGGCTTCAATTATCTGAAAAATTCACATAACCAGAACACAATATTTCCTGATGATGGTGGTATTTTTATGTGTGTTGTGtttctaaagaataaaacatcaaaaggaagggaaggaatatcaTTCAATTTGCAaaaggttttactttttttttcaaagcctcTATATTCAGATTCAGCTAGCTCAGTCTGTCAGTTTGCTGTGGTTTGGGCATTTTCCATCATCAAGGTTTATCCCATTATGCTGATTAATGTAGAACTGATTTCTTTTAAAGGAGACTTGGGACCATGAATACCTTATGTGTGATTTGATTTGGCCAAAGACAGTTCCCAACCCCACTCCTTACTAGGACAAAAATGAGTCTCACCTAAAATGGCCACATGGCCCATGCCCAGGTTGTGACTGTGATTTGTAATGAGAAGAGAAGGTGAAATCTTGAGCAAGGTCATTTCTCAAGAGGCCAGCCCTTAGTGGGATATCTAGGTGCTGCCTAGAGCACCTGAGTGGCTCAATAAAGGATGAGAACCCTGGGCCAAGACATTCAGAAGAAGCCAGGGACCCTGCAAGACTGCTACAAGTACGCTTCAACAAAGTTGGCCTCCTCCACAATCTTATCCTATTATACTTTGCCTAGATCTGACCATGGTAAAATTCCCAAGAGAACATTGCAGGGAGGGATCCTAGGGACTGAGTAGGTGGGTGGAGGAAGGGACTAAGGTGATGTAGGCTGCTCTCTGAGTTAGAATTTAACAAACAGCCCAGTGTGGAGAAAGTGATGGGAGGTTACATGAGacagacatgaaaaataaagtcCCAAACCACTGTGGTCATTCAGAAATGTTTGCAACTTTTCACAAGGGCAGTGGCATTACTCCCAATTTCCTggccaaatatttattaaagtaacCAAGGACTGAGTACATGAGGCTGCTTCACATGGGCGCAacatcctactttccttgcaGCTCTAAACTGAAGGGTactgtcaaacaaacaaacaaactcttcCACACTAGAAATAGCTACGTTACAGAGGAGAGTTGGAACGTGTTCTGGGAGCGGGTGTGTTTGTTTGAGTTCAGTATATGCAGAAAAGGCAAGCCTCCACAGCCATTCACACGCTTCCCTTCTCAGAGATGGGTATGCAGATAGCTGAGCTCCTGGACTAAGTCTCTGAATGGTAATGTACATttataaagattattttcttaactattttgaggcattttataaataatgtgcATGTGTCTGctgagtgcatatatatatatttagccaacttttgcttgttttctcCTCAGGCTGGTCTTGTGTTGTTACTTATGTGGTATGATTTCTGAGGTGTCAGGAAgggctcccctctgcctcctACTCCAGCCACCCAAAAATATCTCTTGGGTTGGCCCACCACAGAACTTAAAATCCTCACATTGCTCAAACATTTGATTTAGTCATTGAAAGCAGCTGTTAAAATCCAAGTGTTACATTGGGATATTAGGCAATCATTAGAAATTAAAGATTATGTAAAACAGGAAAGAATATGGAgaaatcacttctttttttttaataatttttttttattattttttgggggtacaccaagttcaatcatctgtttttatacacatatccccgtattccctcccttcgaGAAATCACTTCTAATATAATGCTCAGTTTCAATAGAAGAgtgcaaaataaatacacagtcTGGGTCAGATGCTTTTCTTAAAATGTCGTGGAGTCAGAGCCAGCATATATGACCCAGCTCGTGAATATGAGCCTATAGTAAAAGAAATCCAGGACTGTTGGACAAGGTTTGTTATGATTAATTTGAATGAGTGTTTTCCACAGTTTCTGACCCTCAGATTCCACTCTCTTCACAGTGTATCTGACACCTCCCTTTGCCGAGCTCTGGAGGCCCGCAGTGACCTCCTGTTAACCAACCTTGGTGGGGCCCAAATCCTCACTTTCTGGAAAACTCAAGGAGCCTGACATCTGCCTGTGAGGAGCTTTTGGAAAGAACTCAGAAGTGCTCACCCACTGTCCCTTGTCAGCAAACTGCCAAACCAAGCCCATTTCCTCAAAAGATGGTGGAGGACTTAGCAGCTTCCTATATTGCTCTGAAATTGGAGAATGAAAttctgcaggctccagggcagcaGCTGATGGAGGAAAATGCTGCCTTGCAGTCCCAGATCCTAGAGCTCCAGAAGCCCCAAAAAGCTAAGAAGGATAAACCACTCCAGAAGCCCTCAAAGATCCAGGAGCCCCAGAAACCCCTAGAGCCCCTGGATCGTCCAGTAGCCTTGGAGCCCCAAGAGACCCCAGAGATAAAGGCGCCCCAGAAGCCCAGAGAGTCTCAGGACCTCCTAGCCTGGGAGGTCTCAGCAGTCCAGGAGCCCCAGAAGTCCCTGGAGCCTGCAGCAACCCAGGATCCCCAGGCACCTCCAATGGTCCATGAGCTCTCAGGAACCTGGGAATCTCAAAAGCCCTCAGATGCCAAGGAGACTCAGAAGCTCCCAGTGGCCCAGGAGGTCCAGAAGCTCCCAGAATTCAAGAAGGCTCAGGAGCCCCCAGATACTCAGGATGCCCCAGCAGGCAAGGGTCCCAGAATTCAGGGCCCCAGGATCCTATAAATTCTCAGGAAATCCAGGAGGCACCAAAATGCCAGGACACCTCAACACACTTGGAGTCCCTTGAGTTTCTTGCTCCCCAGGAGCTCCAGGATCCTTCAGATGCCCAGGAATTCCTAGGACTCTTAATACCCAAGGAGTCCCTGGACTGCCTAACAGCTGCTGAAACATCAGCAGCTTCAGAGTTTCCACAGTCTTCCAATGGGTTAGAGGCTGAAGCTTTCCCTCTAGAATACCCTTTAGCCTTTGATGGGGATGCCCAGAAGCTTTCTGAGTTTCTGGTTCAATTGAATAGTTACGTGAGAGTCAGAGGGCACCTACATCCCACCAAAGCAGCCCTGGTAAGCTTTGTCGGCAACTGCTTCTCAGGTGAAGCAGGAAAGTGGTTCCAGCCCTTAGTAGATATCCAAAGCCCCCTGTTGGAGCAATTTGAAAGTTTCATACAAGTGCTCCAGGATATTTTTGATGATCCAGAAAACATGGAAGATGCCAACCACCGCATCCGTAAGCTCTGCCAAGGAGAGAACCATGTCCACCAGTATGCAACCCACTTCCGCCTCATTGCTCAAGAGCTAAAGTGGGATGAAAGCACTCTCTGCATCCAATTTCAGGAAGGGCTTGACAGTTCTATCCAAGATGAACTGTCTTGCAAAAGCCCAGCCACCAACCTATCTGATCTGATCACCCAGTGCATCACCCTAGAACAGAAGCTAAGTGATAAGCCTGATCTAAGTCCACAAGAGGCAAGTCCCTCTAAGGAAAGAGCTGGGCTTGATAGCTCACCAGCTGAAAACCAACCTGTGCAGGCTTCAAGCCATCGGCCATACCTCAGTGAAGCTGAACAAGACCGCCGCCGTGAAGGCCACTTGTGCCTCTACTGTGGTTATCCTGGTCGTTTCCCCAGAGATTGCCCTGTCAAGCCTCATCATGCCCAACAGGTGGGAAACATCGAGGCCTGGTGGTAAGGGGGAAGCTGGGCGGGCCAATCTACAAATATGCATCCCCCTCGCTTCCAATATCCATGTCTCGTACCCTATGGCTTACTGTTGAAATCCGGCTGGGAAGACGACAGTTCTTTGAGCAAGCGATGGTAGATTCAAGCTCCTGCAGAAACAGCACTGACTATTCTGTGGTTCTTCTAGAGAAGCTGCCCACACGCAATAACATCTTTCCTCTGATGCTCGAAACCATAGATGGCTGTCCATTGATTAACGGACCCATAACCAAGGAATCACCACCTGTTGAAGTTAAAATTGGAAACCACGTTGAAGAGCTCCAGTTTCACATTATTCATGCGCCAAAGTACCCTCTGATTCTTGGAATCCACTGGCTTGAATCACATGATCCTAACATCTACCCACACTGTGTCCTTTCCATCCCGTTATTGTCACTACAATTGCTTCAGGCACAGGTGGAGTAGAAGACGTCACGATGAAATAATTGCTGGGTAGATCCTATGGCCTAGTTACTGTTCCTAGCAACCTGTCTTCTGTTACCTCAACTGTCATCAGCATTTGCTGCTCCCAGAATCTTCCACTGAATCTCTGGCAATGAACTAAGGCTACCTGTACAACAACCCTGCCTCTCGGATCATGGACTGAACCTGATGACTTCGAGCTGCTTTTTTGTTCACCAACCCTGCATGCCACACTCTTTGAACCCTGCATTAAAGTGGGGCTGTTTTAATTACAATTTATACTAATAACATGCATGAGAATAGATAATAGAAACTAACATTAAAAAAGTGTAATTGTTAGACTGACGATTTTTTCCTTATCAAGATTCTCTTTATCACAACAACTGCAACatcttttcaataaagaaaataaatttgcaagtgatatttttttttaaatccaataaaCATTGGCAATTTCTACTagtgttttaattctttcttggCTTAGCTGAGGGAAGAGAATAAGACACAAGTaagttggggggaggagggagggaaggagggagttgGAAAAGTCTTGAAGCTTGAATATTCCAGGAGTAGTGACAGGTCAATAAGTGATGGGATATAGGGAGATGGAGAGGGTAGGGGACTGGTTGGAGTGGAGGGAGATTGGATGTGGTATGGAGGGATTCGAGAGAGGATGGAGGGAAAGTTGAGAAGGCGTTTTGGGGGAAATTGAAAGGACGTTGAAAAGGGTTCAGGGGAGAGCTAGGGGGTGCTgaaagcagggctgggggagaggtaaatttctacaaaaataaaGGGTGCACTGACAGAGACACTGAGCAGCTTTGAAAGCAAACTTCTTGGACTTCATAAGTTAACCAAAGAAAAGCCCTGGAGAAAGTAATGAGACCCCTCAGTGACCCAGTTTTCCTGGTAAAGTGACAAGATCTTATTCCCTGCAGCAGGAAAATTTGCCCTAGAGCTTATGCCTGTTAATCTGTTCTTGTCGATGCACAGGAGTAGGGTGGAAGGAATCAGCTTTCAACACATACAGATCATTAGTAGCCAACTGTACCTGCTCTGCTAGCCATGCTGCTTGCATGACACAGGCAGAGTCAAGTCAGGGAAAGAAACTTATGTTCTTACAGACCTGAGAGGGGCTAATGTCCTGACTTAAATCACACAAACAGATGAACTACAGGattgtgggggtgggtggagggggttGAATCTCCAGGTCTCCAGGAATTTCCAGAGATATGAGGAGTGtgtttcctttgtgtttccaACTTTCCTTTGGGAGTCTTTTTCTGAGGCCACTTGAAGGAGATTTTGCCTCTTACTTAGACAGATAATCAAATATATGATAATAACCCTAGAAGGAGATAAGTGAGGAACTTACTATTCATTGAGCCCCTAATATCTTCCAGCTACAATGTCAGGCATATTATACacattaattatttccttatttctcagaACAACCCAGTGAAGTAGGTATATTTGCTCCTATTTTATGAATGAGCAAACAGAGCTCCAGCAAGTCTAGTTCACTTGCCCAAAATCAtaaagctagtaagtggtggaggcCTTTTTGGCTTTCGAAGCCTGTGCCCTTTCCTGTAGCATGCCAACATCCATAGTGCAATGTTGAGAAACAAACAAGATGTGGCAGCAGAGACCGAAGTTAGATAACCTTAAAAAGTAGAGGaaatctccagtccattctctgtatctgcgtccttgttcttgtcactgagttcatcagtaccatttttagattccgtatatgtaagttagcatacaatatttgtcttgctctttctgacttacttcactctgtatgacagactgtagttctatccacctcattacatatagctccatcccatccctttttatagctgagtaatattccattgtatatatatgccggtttgggagggggcggggggtgaaggggaagctgagacgaagcgagagagtagcacagacatatatatactaccaactgtaaaatagtcagtgggaagttgttgtataacaaagggagtccaactcgaggatggaagatgccttagaggactggggcggggagggtgggggggacttgagagggggggagtcaaggaagggagggaatacggggatatgtgtataaaaacagttgattgaacttggtgtacccccaaaaaagtaataaataaataaataaaattaaaaaaaaaagtagaggaaaactcagaagaaaaattGCAGGAACCATTTGGATAATAGCTGTTTCCCCAATTCCCTTGATCTTACCCCAACCCCTTCATCACCTCCAACTTCCCTTTGCACCTCATGGAGAACTTCCTTCTTTTAACTAGTGGTATTTTTTCATCAAAGTTGGA of Hippopotamus amphibius kiboko isolate mHipAmp2 chromosome X, mHipAmp2.hap2, whole genome shotgun sequence contains these proteins:
- the RTL3 gene encoding LOW QUALITY PROTEIN: retrotransposon Gag-like protein 3 (The sequence of the model RefSeq protein was modified relative to this genomic sequence to represent the inferred CDS: inserted 1 base in 1 codon) codes for the protein MVEDLAASYIALKLENEILQAPGQQLMEENAALQSQILELQKPQKAKKDKPLQKPSKIQEPQKPLEPLDRPVALEPQETPEIKAPQKPRESQDLLAWEVSAVQEPQKSLEPAATQDPQAPPMVHELSGTWESQKPSDAKETQKLPVAQEVQKLPEFKKAQEPPDTQDAPAGXGSQNSGPQDPINSQEIQEAPKCQDTSTHLESLEFLAPQELQDPSDAQEFLGLLIPKESLDCLTAAETSAASEFPQSSNGLEAEAFPLEYPLAFDGDAQKLSEFLVQLNSYVRVRGHLHPTKAALVSFVGNCFSGEAGKWFQPLVDIQSPLLEQFESFIQVLQDIFDDPENMEDANHRIRKLCQGENHVHQYATHFRLIAQELKWDESTLCIQFQEGLDSSIQDELSCKSPATNLSDLITQCITLEQKLSDKPDLSPQEASPSKERAGLDSSPAENQPVQASSHRPYLSEAEQDRRREGHLCLYCGYPGRFPRDCPVKPHHAQQVGNIEAWW